The following coding sequences are from one Streptomyces venezuelae window:
- a CDS encoding ATP-binding protein — translation MRPDRFRAARAVRKESGVRPRIPRTLRGRATAAAVLTMVVALAIGGGWLYVILRGNLVDNAGARTELAARQAAADIAAGHGRPHGDLPEPDGGVDAVLVLDDQGRPLASTAPHPAARAAVLAEFRPAGGRDSAVRDFAAAPALAGHTSVVAVVRTPSPSGDGDLYVYALTVLDAVADAQRALGVTVLVGGPLVALLTGLIAWTVTGAALRPVETMRRELVAVSADRLSRRVPAPGGQDEITRLAETVNDTLERLEHSVTRQRQFVADASHELRNPIAAARAELELALLNKPDPGTAASLTRALDSTVRLEHIAADLLLLARLDARQPPNAELVDLSLLAAELIARRRSARVPALLVPADDPVLVRADPGQLERLLANLLDNAQRFADSEVRVGTATDRATGTALLEVADDGPGIPPEATEEVFDRFTRLEADRNRASGGTGLGLAIAREIAHAHGGTLRVEQSGRGARLVLRLPTADSAPRP, via the coding sequence ATGCGCCCTGACAGATTTCGTGCGGCCCGCGCGGTCCGGAAGGAATCCGGCGTCCGCCCCCGCATCCCCCGCACCCTGCGAGGCCGGGCCACCGCCGCCGCAGTCCTCACCATGGTCGTGGCCCTCGCCATCGGCGGCGGCTGGCTGTACGTCATCCTGCGCGGCAACCTGGTCGACAACGCCGGCGCCCGCACCGAACTCGCCGCCCGCCAGGCCGCCGCGGACATCGCGGCCGGACACGGGCGCCCGCACGGCGACCTGCCGGAACCCGACGGCGGCGTGGACGCCGTGCTCGTCCTCGACGACCAGGGCCGCCCGCTCGCCAGCACCGCCCCGCACCCCGCCGCCCGCGCCGCCGTCCTCGCGGAGTTCCGCCCCGCCGGGGGACGGGACTCGGCGGTACGTGACTTCGCCGCCGCCCCCGCCCTGGCCGGCCACACCAGCGTCGTCGCGGTCGTCCGCACCCCCTCGCCGAGCGGCGACGGCGACCTCTACGTCTACGCGCTGACCGTCCTCGACGCCGTGGCCGACGCCCAACGGGCCCTCGGCGTCACCGTCCTCGTCGGCGGCCCGCTGGTCGCCCTGCTCACCGGACTCATCGCCTGGACGGTCACCGGCGCCGCGCTGCGGCCCGTCGAGACCATGCGCAGAGAACTCGTCGCCGTCTCCGCGGACCGGCTCAGCCGCCGCGTCCCCGCGCCGGGCGGCCAGGACGAGATCACCCGGCTCGCCGAGACCGTCAACGACACCCTGGAACGCCTCGAGCACTCCGTCACCCGGCAGCGCCAGTTCGTCGCCGACGCCTCCCACGAACTCCGCAACCCCATCGCCGCGGCCCGCGCGGAACTCGAACTCGCCCTCCTCAACAAGCCCGACCCCGGCACGGCCGCCTCGCTGACCCGAGCACTCGACTCGACCGTACGACTGGAACACATCGCCGCCGACCTGCTGCTCCTCGCCCGACTCGACGCGCGGCAGCCACCGAACGCGGAACTCGTCGACCTGTCGCTGCTCGCGGCCGAGCTGATCGCCCGGCGCCGTTCCGCGCGGGTCCCCGCGCTCCTCGTACCCGCCGACGACCCGGTCCTCGTGCGCGCCGATCCCGGACAGCTGGAACGGCTGCTCGCGAACCTCCTGGACAACGCGCAGCGGTTCGCCGACTCCGAGGTGCGGGTCGGCACGGCGACGGACCGGGCCACCGGCACGGCCCTGCTCGAAGTCGCCGACGACGGGCCCGGCATTCCGCCGGAGGCGACGGAGGAGGTCTTCGACCGGTTCACGCGGCTGGAGGCGGACCGCAACCGGGCCAGCGGCGGCACGGGCCTCGGCCTCGCCATCGCGCGCGAGATCGCCCACGCCCACGGGGGAACCCTGCGGGTGGAGCAGAGCGGGCGCGGCGCGCGCCTCGTCCTCCGGCTGCCGACGGCGGACTCCGCACCGCGACCGTGA
- a CDS encoding LCP family protein, producing the protein MPQHRAVSPRSRRRRARRRSRRARLGRTLLALSGVLVLCGGAAAWYLYREIDSIGSSAALGDDAPKSQDGSTNILLMGLDTRKDQNGEDLPEDVLSKLHAGSSDIGGYNANTLILLHVPAGGGKAKGFSIPRDDLVEIPGHGKDKIKVAGGGVPCVD; encoded by the coding sequence ATGCCCCAGCACCGAGCCGTCAGCCCCCGCTCCCGACGCCGTCGCGCGCGCCGCCGCTCTCGCCGGGCCCGGCTCGGCCGCACGCTGCTGGCCCTCAGCGGCGTCCTGGTGCTCTGCGGCGGCGCCGCGGCCTGGTACCTGTACCGCGAGATCGACAGCATCGGCTCCTCGGCCGCACTCGGCGACGACGCACCCAAGTCGCAGGACGGCTCGACGAACATCCTGCTCATGGGCCTCGACACGCGGAAGGACCAGAACGGGGAGGACCTCCCCGAGGACGTGCTGAGCAAACTGCACGCCGGGAGCTCCGACATCGGCGGCTACAACGCCAACACGCTGATCCTCCTCCACGTCCCGGCCGGCGGCGGCAAGGCCAAGGGCTTCTCCATCCCGCGCGACGACCTCGTCGAGATACCGGGGCACGGCAAGGACAAGATCAAGGTCGCGGGAGGTGGTGTGCCGTGCGTGGACTGA
- a CDS encoding FtsW/RodA/SpoVE family cell cycle protein, with amino-acid sequence MRGLNALRAGPRALDARRTEALLLAFALAVVVYGYASAGFAMTGGPPARLAQFAVSQLCLALAAHLAVRRFAPHADPLILPLAFLLTGLGLVLIQRLDPAYAARFDSAPASGGQLVWTVLAVAATIVVLWALRDYRQLQRYLYVTMAASMVLLMAPAFFPGDTYGAKRWVHLGPLSFQPGEFAKISIVVFFAGFLVLNRDALSCTGRRMLGMTLPHGRQIGPIAAVWLLSLLVLVFERDLGTSLLFFGVFVAMLYIATERTNWVACGIAMTLVGAFAVGATEPHVKGRVMAWLHPFDIYLPADRRPPGLISDQAAQALFSFGSGGVTGSGLGQGHPELIGFAGRSDFILTTVGEELGLAGVMVVLLLYTLLVSRGLRTALTCGNPFGKLLAAGLSLVLAFQVFIIVAGVTGLMPFTGKALPFLAQGGSSMVANWLIVALLLAISNQARRDLYETAPSEPGADHPESVDRGRGQHRLVQAGQGHPGDV; translated from the coding sequence GTGCGTGGACTGAACGCCCTCCGCGCCGGTCCGCGTGCCCTCGACGCCCGCCGCACCGAAGCGCTGCTGCTCGCCTTCGCCCTGGCCGTCGTCGTATACGGCTACGCCTCCGCGGGCTTCGCCATGACGGGCGGTCCTCCCGCCCGTCTCGCCCAGTTCGCCGTCTCCCAGCTCTGCCTGGCCCTTGCCGCCCACCTGGCCGTCCGCAGGTTCGCGCCCCACGCCGACCCGCTGATCCTGCCGCTCGCGTTCCTCCTCACCGGCCTGGGCCTGGTCCTGATCCAACGCCTGGACCCCGCGTATGCCGCGCGTTTCGACTCGGCCCCCGCGAGCGGCGGACAGCTCGTGTGGACCGTCCTGGCGGTGGCCGCCACGATCGTCGTGCTGTGGGCGCTGCGGGACTACCGGCAGTTGCAGCGCTACCTCTACGTGACCATGGCGGCCTCCATGGTCCTGCTGATGGCGCCCGCGTTCTTCCCCGGGGACACCTACGGCGCCAAGCGCTGGGTCCACCTCGGCCCGCTCTCGTTCCAGCCGGGCGAGTTCGCGAAGATCAGCATCGTGGTGTTCTTCGCGGGCTTCCTGGTCCTCAACCGCGACGCCTTGTCCTGCACCGGCCGCCGCATGCTCGGCATGACGCTGCCGCACGGCCGGCAGATCGGCCCGATCGCCGCGGTATGGCTCCTGAGCCTGCTGGTGCTGGTCTTCGAACGCGACCTGGGTACGTCACTGCTGTTCTTCGGTGTGTTCGTCGCCATGCTCTACATCGCGACCGAACGCACCAACTGGGTGGCGTGCGGGATCGCCATGACCCTGGTGGGCGCCTTCGCGGTCGGCGCCACCGAACCGCACGTCAAGGGCCGGGTGATGGCCTGGCTGCACCCGTTCGACATCTACCTGCCGGCCGACCGGCGCCCACCGGGCCTGATCTCGGACCAGGCCGCCCAGGCGCTGTTCAGCTTCGGCAGCGGCGGCGTCACGGGCAGCGGCCTGGGACAGGGACACCCGGAACTCATCGGCTTCGCCGGACGCAGCGACTTCATCCTCACCACCGTCGGCGAGGAACTCGGCCTCGCCGGGGTGATGGTGGTACTGCTGCTCTACACCCTGCTCGTCTCGCGCGGTCTGCGCACCGCCCTCACCTGTGGCAACCCGTTCGGGAAGCTGCTCGCCGCCGGCCTGTCCCTGGTGCTCGCGTTCCAGGTGTTCATCATCGTGGCGGGTGTGACCGGCCTGATGCCGTTCACCGGCAAGGCGCTGCCGTTCCTCGCGCAGGGCGGCTCGTCTATGGTCGCCAACTGGCTGATCGTCGCGCTGCTCCTGGCCATCAGCAACCAGGCCCGCAGGGACCTGTACGAGACGGCCCCGTCAGAGCCGGGCGCCGATCATCCCGAGTCCGTCGACCGCGGCCGGGGACAGCACCGACTCGTCCAGGCGGGACAGGGGCATCCAGGCGACGTCTGA
- a CDS encoding NUDIX hydrolase — protein sequence MGERAIDQVRSRVSAYAVATERDELLLTRLSAASPVFEPGLWHLPGGGVDPGEQPEEALARELREETGLALVSARLVDARTYSARRLGVSWHLVGLFYVVELAPGSVQVAEVDGATSDVAWMPLSRLDESVLSPAAVDGLGMIGARL from the coding sequence GTGGGCGAGCGGGCGATCGATCAGGTGCGTTCACGTGTCTCGGCGTACGCCGTCGCGACCGAGCGGGACGAACTCCTGCTGACCCGGCTCTCCGCCGCCTCCCCCGTCTTCGAACCCGGCCTCTGGCATCTGCCCGGCGGCGGCGTCGACCCGGGCGAGCAGCCGGAGGAGGCGCTCGCGCGCGAGCTGCGCGAGGAGACCGGGCTCGCACTCGTCTCCGCGCGTCTCGTGGACGCGCGGACGTACTCGGCGCGCAGGCTCGGGGTGAGCTGGCATCTGGTGGGGCTCTTCTACGTCGTCGAACTCGCGCCGGGTTCGGTGCAGGTCGCCGAGGTCGACGGCGCGACGTCAGACGTCGCCTGGATGCCCCTGTCCCGCCTGGACGAGTCGGTGCTGTCCCCGGCCGCGGTCGACGGACTCGGGATGATCGGCGCCCGGCTCTGA
- a CDS encoding N-acetylmuramoyl-L-alanine amidase, whose translation MRGSDTARTPSARRRTVRTVGALASAGLLVPLLGAAPSPGAPRQAAADRLQEAFAAAADEYHVPQSVLLGVSYLQSRWDAHGGAASVTGGYGPMHLTDARTALASAPHHSEGTEDPRGDTSRPAPPPAAEIPEESELPARLKTLPRAAELSGRSADELRTDPAANVEGGAALLAAAQRKLGKPLSGDPADWYGAVARFSGADDEATAATYANDVFAVIRDGEQRTTDAGQRVTLAPEPGLRPDAAQLERAGLRKAPKGGTECPKTVSCEWIPAPYEEFKDPNGNPDYGNHDLSNRPKSQSIDTIVIHDTEGRWEGVLKMVQDPTYVSWQYSLRSTDGHIAQHVKAKDVAWHAGNWYVNAKSIGLEHEGFLTAPDTWYTEAMYRTSARLVKYLAKKYDIPLDRQHILGHDNVQGTVPSSIPGMHTDPGPYWDWQHYFTLLGKPFHRTAGTGGGVVTVAPEYSRNRPEYTGCGKPGEKCVPHGSAAVRVHTEPRDDAPLIKDIGKRPGGQPSTIDVNDVGARLSTGQQYAVAERKGDWTAVWYLGQKAWFKNPRKQPTAVDAKGLVVTPKAGASEVPVYGRAYPEKEAYPAGVPVQSVTPLPYKILAGQKYVVGDKVPGEYFYSPTFDTAPHKVVRGKDMYYVIQYGHRVGYVRAADVQVAPSGK comes from the coding sequence TTGCGAGGATCCGACACCGCCCGTACGCCGTCCGCGCGCAGACGCACCGTCAGGACGGTGGGCGCCCTCGCGTCGGCCGGCCTGCTGGTGCCGCTGCTCGGCGCGGCCCCGTCGCCGGGCGCACCCCGACAGGCCGCCGCCGACCGGCTGCAGGAAGCTTTCGCCGCGGCCGCCGACGAGTACCACGTGCCGCAGAGCGTGCTGCTCGGCGTCTCCTACCTGCAGTCCCGGTGGGACGCCCACGGCGGCGCGGCCAGCGTCACCGGGGGCTACGGCCCCATGCACCTCACCGACGCCCGCACCGCCCTGGCCTCGGCCCCGCACCACAGCGAGGGCACGGAGGACCCGCGCGGCGACACCTCGCGCCCGGCGCCCCCGCCGGCGGCCGAGATCCCCGAGGAGTCCGAACTCCCCGCCCGCCTCAAGACGCTGCCCCGCGCCGCCGAGCTGAGCGGCCGGTCCGCCGACGAGTTGCGCACCGACCCCGCGGCGAACGTCGAGGGCGGCGCCGCCCTGCTCGCGGCGGCGCAGCGCAAGCTCGGCAAGCCGCTGAGCGGCGACCCCGCCGACTGGTACGGCGCCGTGGCCCGCTTCTCCGGGGCGGACGACGAGGCCACCGCGGCCACGTACGCCAACGACGTGTTCGCCGTGATCCGTGACGGCGAACAGCGCACCACGGACGCCGGCCAGCGCGTGACGCTCGCGCCGGAGCCGGGGCTGCGGCCCGACGCGGCACAGCTGGAGCGCGCGGGCCTGCGCAAGGCGCCCAAGGGCGGGACGGAGTGCCCGAAGACCGTGTCGTGCGAGTGGATCCCGGCGCCGTACGAGGAATTCAAGGACCCGAACGGCAACCCGGACTACGGCAACCACGACCTGTCGAACCGGCCGAAGAGCCAGAGCATCGACACGATCGTCATCCACGACACCGAGGGCAGGTGGGAAGGCGTCCTGAAGATGGTGCAGGACCCGACGTACGTGTCGTGGCAGTACAGCCTGCGCTCCACCGACGGGCACATCGCGCAGCACGTGAAGGCCAAGGACGTCGCCTGGCACGCGGGCAACTGGTACGTGAACGCCAAGTCGATCGGCCTGGAGCACGAAGGTTTCCTCACCGCTCCCGACACCTGGTACACGGAGGCGATGTACCGTACGTCGGCGCGGCTGGTGAAGTACCTCGCGAAGAAGTACGACATCCCCCTGGACCGGCAGCACATCCTCGGCCACGACAACGTGCAGGGCACCGTGCCGTCGTCGATCCCGGGCATGCACACCGACCCGGGACCGTACTGGGACTGGCAGCACTACTTCACACTGCTCGGCAAGCCGTTCCACCGCACGGCGGGCACGGGCGGCGGCGTGGTGACGGTGGCGCCCGAGTACTCCAGGAACCGGCCCGAGTACACGGGTTGCGGCAAGCCCGGCGAGAAGTGCGTGCCGCACGGTTCGGCGGCGGTGCGCGTCCACACCGAGCCGCGCGACGACGCGCCGCTGATCAAGGACATCGGCAAGCGGCCCGGCGGTCAGCCCTCCACCATCGACGTGAACGACGTCGGCGCGCGGCTCTCCACCGGCCAGCAGTACGCGGTCGCCGAGCGCAAGGGCGACTGGACGGCCGTCTGGTACCTCGGCCAGAAGGCGTGGTTCAAGAACCCGCGGAAGCAGCCCACCGCGGTCGACGCCAAGGGACTCGTGGTCACGCCGAAGGCCGGGGCGAGCGAGGTCCCGGTGTACGGGCGCGCGTACCCCGAGAAGGAGGCCTACCCGGCCGGTGTGCCGGTGCAGAGCGTCACGCCGCTGCCGTACAAGATCCTCGCGGGCCAGAAGTACGTGGTCGGTGACAAGGTGCCGGGCGAGTACTTCTACTCCCCGACGTTCGACACCGCGCCGCACAAGGTGGTCCGCGGCAAGGACATGTACTACGTGATCCAGTACGGGCACCGGGTCGGCTATGTGCGGGCGGCCGACGTGCAGGTGGCCCCGTCGGGCAAGTAA
- a CDS encoding ATP-binding cassette domain-containing protein, whose protein sequence is MNPIPLSTPFHVRAEGVTVTRGSRRVLDDVSVTVSARSRVAVVGENGRGKTTLLHVLAGLITPDEGAVHRAGTLGLARQELSARAGETVSTLTSEALAASLAALAALDEATRAMADGDPAADDRYAAALDIATRLDAWDAERRVDVALEALGACTDRERELSTLSVGQRYRVRLACLLGARHDILLLDEPTNHLDAGGLDFLTRRLREHDGGLALVSHDRALLRDVADRFLDLDPTRDGKARSYAGGYDAWQTARRRERERWEQDHEEQQEEHRRLRDAAARARDRLSTGWRPDKGTGKHQRQSRAPGVVQALKRQQDALEAHRIDVPEPPPEFRWPDLGVRRGTAQLRAHGVAVDGRLAGPVGLTLDGGDRLLVTGPNGAGKSTLLAVLAGSLAPTEGYVSTAAGARVVRVTQETAGQDPALCAREVHARHVGRLVARGVLRDADVVPLGSLGLLDRDALRTPVGRMSQGQRRRLDLALALSGRPGTILLDEPTNHLSAALVDALTDALRVTSAAVVVATHDRQLLRDLADWPRLEIGKPRTAMAHVFR, encoded by the coding sequence GTGAACCCCATCCCTCTCTCCACCCCCTTCCACGTACGCGCCGAGGGCGTCACCGTCACCCGCGGGTCCCGCCGCGTCCTCGACGACGTCTCGGTCACTGTCTCCGCCCGGTCCCGCGTCGCCGTCGTCGGCGAGAACGGCCGGGGCAAGACGACGCTGCTGCACGTCCTCGCCGGGCTGATCACACCCGACGAGGGCGCCGTGCACCGCGCCGGCACGCTCGGGCTCGCCCGGCAGGAGCTGTCCGCGCGGGCCGGCGAGACCGTCTCCACCCTGACCTCGGAGGCACTGGCCGCTTCACTCGCGGCCCTCGCCGCGCTGGACGAGGCGACCCGCGCCATGGCCGACGGCGACCCCGCCGCCGACGACCGCTACGCCGCGGCGCTCGACATCGCCACGCGGCTCGACGCGTGGGACGCCGAACGCCGTGTCGACGTGGCCCTGGAAGCCCTCGGCGCCTGTACGGACCGGGAGCGGGAGTTGTCGACCCTGTCGGTCGGGCAGCGGTACCGCGTACGCCTCGCGTGCCTGCTCGGCGCGCGGCACGACATCCTGCTGCTCGACGAGCCGACCAACCACCTCGACGCCGGCGGGCTCGACTTCCTCACGCGCAGGCTGCGCGAGCACGACGGCGGCCTCGCCCTCGTCAGCCACGACCGGGCGCTGCTGCGCGATGTCGCGGACCGGTTCCTCGACCTCGACCCGACACGTGACGGCAAGGCCCGCTCGTACGCGGGCGGTTACGACGCCTGGCAGACGGCCCGGCGCCGGGAGCGCGAGCGCTGGGAGCAGGACCACGAGGAGCAGCAGGAGGAGCACCGACGGCTGCGGGACGCGGCGGCGCGGGCCCGCGACCGGCTGTCCACGGGCTGGCGTCCGGACAAGGGCACCGGGAAGCATCAGCGCCAGTCCCGGGCCCCGGGTGTCGTGCAAGCCCTGAAGCGGCAGCAGGACGCCCTGGAGGCACACCGGATCGACGTGCCGGAGCCGCCGCCGGAGTTCCGGTGGCCCGACCTCGGGGTCCGCCGCGGCACGGCCCAGCTGCGGGCGCACGGGGTCGCGGTCGACGGCCGCCTCGCGGGCCCCGTCGGCCTCACCCTCGACGGTGGCGACCGGCTGCTCGTGACGGGGCCGAACGGTGCCGGGAAGTCCACGCTGCTCGCGGTCCTTGCGGGCTCGCTCGCGCCGACGGAGGGTTACGTCTCCACGGCCGCCGGGGCCCGGGTCGTTCGGGTGACCCAGGAGACCGCCGGGCAGGACCCCGCGCTCTGCGCGCGTGAGGTGCACGCCCGTCACGTGGGGCGGCTCGTGGCCCGGGGTGTGCTCCGCGACGCCGACGTGGTGCCGCTCGGGTCGCTCGGCCTGCTGGACCGCGACGCGCTGCGCACGCCGGTCGGGCGGATGTCGCAGGGGCAGCGGCGCCGCCTGGACCTGGCGTTGGCGCTGTCCGGGCGGCCGGGGACGATCCTGCTCGACGAGCCGACCAACCATCTGTCGGCCGCGCTCGTGGACGCGTTGACGGATGCGCTCCGCGTCACCAGCGCCGCGGTCGTCGTCGCCACGCACGACCGGCAACTGCTCCGGGATCTCGCGGACTGGCCGCGTCTGGAGATCGGGAAGCCCCGGACCGCGATGGCGCACGTGTTCCGGTAG
- a CDS encoding class I SAM-dependent methyltransferase: MDASESTTENTADSAQQFWERHYRSTRDRSTRVNPVLAETAAPLIPGTALDLGCGAGGDALWLARRGWQVTAVDISGTAVERLREHARDLGVAERITAEQHDLAAGFPAGRFDLVSAQYFHTPFPLLRTHVLRAAALALRPGGLLLIVDHGSTAPWSWNQDPDVHPPTPEEIATDLGLDPTRWPVLRAETPHRRATGPSGETATVVDNVLLIQSTAGLLRPAPGTE, from the coding sequence ATGGACGCCTCCGAAAGCACGACCGAGAACACCGCCGACAGCGCTCAGCAGTTCTGGGAGCGCCACTACCGCTCCACCCGCGACCGGAGCACCCGCGTCAACCCGGTGCTCGCCGAGACCGCCGCGCCACTCATCCCGGGCACCGCCCTGGACCTCGGCTGCGGTGCCGGAGGCGACGCCCTCTGGCTGGCGCGGCGGGGCTGGCAGGTCACCGCCGTCGACATCTCCGGAACGGCCGTCGAGCGGCTGAGGGAGCACGCACGGGACCTCGGCGTCGCCGAGCGGATCACCGCGGAACAGCACGACCTCGCGGCAGGATTCCCGGCGGGCCGGTTCGACCTCGTCTCCGCCCAGTACTTCCACACCCCGTTCCCGCTGCTCCGCACCCACGTCCTGCGCGCCGCCGCACTCGCCCTGCGCCCCGGCGGACTCCTCCTGATCGTCGACCACGGCTCCACGGCACCCTGGTCCTGGAACCAGGACCCCGACGTCCACCCCCCGACCCCGGAAGAGATCGCCACCGACCTGGGCCTCGACCCGACACGCTGGCCCGTACTGCGGGCGGAGACGCCACACCGCCGGGCCACGGGCCCCTCGGGCGAGACCGCGACAGTCGTCGACAACGTCCTCCTCATCCAGTCCACCGCCGGACTCCTCCGGCCCGCCCCAGGAACGGAGTGA
- a CDS encoding DinB family protein — protein MRTHNAPATAGADEKATLRNVLDQLRSSITDKVDGVPEPQVRTGGVPSGTSLLGLLKHLASVERFYFLGEEPADWQATLRPSAEDTVEGVRADYRKTVERANVIIDACPDLHLPAPRARRRGPVPSMRWVLVHMIEETGRHAGHADILREQIDGATGR, from the coding sequence ATGCGCACGCACAACGCACCGGCGACGGCGGGCGCCGACGAGAAGGCGACGCTCCGGAACGTCCTCGACCAGCTGCGGAGCTCGATCACCGACAAGGTCGACGGTGTGCCGGAGCCGCAGGTCCGCACGGGAGGGGTCCCGTCGGGCACGAGCCTCCTCGGACTGCTGAAGCACCTGGCGTCCGTCGAACGCTTCTACTTCCTCGGTGAGGAGCCCGCCGACTGGCAGGCGACCCTGCGGCCGTCCGCGGAGGACACGGTCGAGGGCGTGCGCGCCGACTACCGGAAGACCGTCGAGCGGGCGAACGTGATCATCGACGCCTGTCCGGATCTGCACCTCCCCGCTCCCCGCGCCCGTCGCCGGGGCCCGGTGCCGTCGATGCGGTGGGTCCTCGTCCACATGATCGAGGAGACCGGCCGCCACGCGGGCCACGCGGACATCCTGCGCGAGCAGATCGACGGGGCCACCGGCCGCTGA
- a CDS encoding putative immunity protein, with product MAGESGTADRAGAAEVALDRQDLREVTAFAAACAQEVLAVFEADRPDDARPRDAIDAAWEFARGGERGKRLRDTAWAALKAAKEADSEAAREAARAATAAAGAAYLHPLVKATQVKHILGAAAHAARTAELAAGDDRTVGAAHIERAARRAAPAVVDVLARYPAAPAGGGRVGELIRGLDAYLRS from the coding sequence ATGGCAGGGGAGAGCGGAACGGCGGACAGGGCCGGCGCGGCGGAGGTCGCGCTCGACAGACAGGACCTACGCGAGGTCACGGCGTTCGCCGCGGCCTGCGCGCAGGAGGTGCTCGCGGTCTTCGAGGCCGACCGGCCGGACGACGCGCGGCCCCGGGACGCGATCGACGCCGCGTGGGAGTTCGCCAGGGGCGGCGAGCGCGGGAAACGGCTCCGCGACACCGCCTGGGCGGCGCTGAAGGCGGCCAAGGAGGCGGACTCCGAGGCCGCGCGGGAGGCGGCGCGTGCGGCGACGGCCGCGGCGGGAGCCGCCTATCTGCATCCGCTGGTCAAGGCCACCCAGGTCAAACACATCCTGGGTGCGGCAGCCCACGCGGCGCGCACGGCCGAGCTCGCGGCCGGTGATGACCGGACCGTCGGAGCCGCACACATCGAGCGGGCGGCACGCCGGGCGGCACCGGCCGTCGTCGACGTACTCGCACGCTATCCGGCGGCACCGGCCGGTGGCGGACGGGTGGGCGAGCTGATCCGTGGACTGGACGCGTACCTGCGCTCCTGA
- a CDS encoding alpha/beta hydrolase encodes MSATDAEQIDRANSSDRTPAVFVHGLWMLASSWDHWLPHFEAAGFAPVALTWPGEAATTTEARQYPETIAGRTVGQVADHLAGLIGTLERKPVVIGHSVGGLLTQILAGRGLSAASVAIDPAPFRGVLAMPLSTVRSLIPMIANPADRKRAKPLTYGQFRYAYANAVSEEEARSIYERYAVPAPCAPPMQAALANFNPRTEVKVDCRNPQRGPLLVISGGKDNAIPWALANGAYKRQKRNPGVTEIVELHGRDHALTLDSRWREVADVALAFVRRFV; translated from the coding sequence ATGTCCGCAACCGACGCAGAGCAGATCGACCGGGCCAATTCCTCCGACCGCACACCGGCCGTCTTCGTGCACGGCCTGTGGATGCTGGCGAGCAGCTGGGACCACTGGCTGCCGCACTTCGAGGCCGCCGGGTTCGCCCCGGTCGCCCTGACGTGGCCCGGCGAAGCGGCGACGACGACCGAGGCCAGGCAGTACCCCGAGACCATCGCGGGCCGGACGGTCGGGCAGGTCGCCGACCATCTGGCGGGGCTCATCGGCACGTTGGAGCGCAAGCCCGTGGTGATCGGGCACTCCGTCGGCGGGCTGCTCACGCAGATCCTCGCGGGTCGCGGCCTCTCGGCGGCTTCGGTGGCCATCGACCCGGCGCCGTTCCGCGGCGTCCTCGCGATGCCCCTGTCGACGGTGCGTTCGCTGATCCCGATGATCGCGAACCCCGCCGACCGCAAACGTGCCAAGCCGCTGACGTACGGGCAGTTCCGCTATGCCTACGCCAACGCCGTCAGCGAGGAGGAGGCCCGCTCCATCTACGAGCGGTATGCCGTGCCCGCGCCGTGCGCCCCGCCCATGCAGGCGGCGCTCGCCAACTTCAACCCCCGCACGGAGGTGAAGGTGGACTGCCGCAATCCGCAGCGCGGCCCGCTGCTCGTCATCTCGGGCGGCAAGGACAACGCGATTCCGTGGGCACTCGCCAACGGGGCGTACAAGCGGCAGAAGCGCAATCCGGGCGTCACGGAGATCGTCGAGCTGCACGGGCGGGACCATGCGCTGACGCTCGACAGCAGGTGGCGGGAGGTCGCGGACGTGGCGCTCGCGTTCGTGCGGCGGTTCGTCTGA